From the Gaiellales bacterium genome, one window contains:
- a CDS encoding superoxide dismutase produces the protein MAYEVPPLPYDYNALEPHIDEQTMRIHHDKHHQAYVDKANAALEGTEWADRPVEEVLKNLSSLPSEKQGPVRNNAGGHANHSLFWTVLGPNGGGQPSGELADAITQAFGGFDQLKQQMTDAGVNRFGSGWSWLVVDNGGGLKVTSTANQDSPLSDGQTPIFGIDVWEHAYYLKYQNRRPDYLGAIWNVVDWNAVAERYAQARSAAAAV, from the coding sequence ATGGCCTACGAGGTCCCACCGCTTCCCTACGACTACAACGCGCTCGAGCCGCACATCGACGAGCAGACGATGCGCATCCACCACGACAAGCACCACCAGGCGTACGTGGACAAGGCCAACGCCGCTCTGGAGGGCACGGAGTGGGCGGACAGGCCGGTCGAGGAGGTGCTGAAGAACCTCTCGTCCCTCCCCTCCGAGAAGCAGGGCCCGGTGCGCAACAACGCCGGCGGCCATGCCAACCACTCGCTGTTCTGGACGGTGCTCGGCCCCAACGGCGGCGGCCAGCCGTCCGGCGAGCTGGCAGATGCGATCACGCAGGCATTCGGCGGGTTCGACCAGCTGAAGCAGCAGATGACCGATGCCGGCGTCAACCGGTTCGGGTCCGGCTGGTCGTGGCTGGTCGTGGATAACGGGGGCGGGCTGAAGGTCACGAGCACCGCCAACCAGGACTCCCCGCTGTCCGACGGCCAGACGCCGATCTTCGGCATCGACGTGTGGGAGCACGCGTACTACCTGAAGTACCAGAACCGCCGCCCCGACTACCTGGGCGCGATCTGGAACGTGGTCGACTGGAACGCCGTCGCGGAGCGCTATGCGCAGGCGCGCTCGGCGGCCGCGGCGGTCTGA
- a CDS encoding nucleotide disphospho-sugar-binding domain-containing protein, which produces MSGKTVVFFPEGAFGPTNNCVGIGEQLKARGHRVVFIVEESFAGTLEARGFEERLMRLGPAPEVEEAPGQFWKDFIRETAPVFRQPTIEQLTGFIQPTWQALLDGARYVEPRLREIFDELRPDVIVEDNVPAFPAVVTAEAPWVRVVSCNPLELKDPELPPPFSGYPAGDRSGWDEFSAEYDRTHREMWESFNEWVQQQGAPPLDDLEFIHTADMNLYLYPRDADYDRSRPLAGDWHRLESCVRAGDGAFDLPEQLRDGPGAVIYLSLGSLASADVELMERLVAALRDAPHRFIVSKGPQHDQYELAPNMWGHEFLPQPAILPMVDLVITHGGNNTTTECFHHGAPMIAMPVFWDQYDNAQRVDETGFGVRLPTYTFEPEQLTGAIDRLLADRALHDRMASIARRLQADPGTAAAAGLIERLAS; this is translated from the coding sequence GTGAGCGGCAAGACGGTGGTGTTCTTCCCCGAGGGTGCCTTCGGCCCGACGAACAACTGCGTCGGCATCGGCGAGCAGCTGAAGGCGCGCGGCCACCGTGTCGTGTTCATCGTCGAGGAGTCGTTCGCCGGCACGCTCGAGGCGCGTGGTTTCGAGGAGCGGCTGATGCGGCTCGGCCCGGCGCCGGAGGTCGAGGAGGCGCCGGGCCAGTTCTGGAAGGACTTCATCCGCGAGACGGCCCCCGTCTTTCGTCAGCCCACCATCGAGCAGCTGACCGGCTTCATCCAGCCGACGTGGCAGGCGCTGCTGGACGGCGCGCGCTACGTCGAGCCGCGGCTGCGCGAGATCTTCGACGAGCTCCGCCCCGACGTGATCGTCGAGGACAACGTGCCCGCGTTCCCCGCCGTGGTGACCGCGGAGGCGCCGTGGGTGCGCGTCGTCTCGTGCAATCCGCTCGAGCTCAAGGACCCGGAACTGCCTCCGCCGTTCTCGGGCTATCCCGCCGGGGACCGCAGCGGCTGGGACGAGTTCAGTGCCGAGTACGACCGCACGCACCGCGAGATGTGGGAGTCGTTCAACGAGTGGGTGCAGCAGCAGGGCGCCCCGCCGCTCGACGACCTCGAGTTCATCCACACCGCCGACATGAACCTCTACCTCTATCCCCGGGACGCCGACTACGACCGCAGCCGCCCGCTGGCCGGCGACTGGCACCGGCTGGAATCGTGCGTGCGGGCGGGAGACGGGGCGTTCGACCTGCCCGAACAGCTGCGGGACGGCCCGGGCGCGGTGATCTACCTGTCGCTCGGGTCGCTCGCGTCCGCGGACGTCGAGCTGATGGAGCGGCTGGTCGCGGCGCTGCGCGATGCGCCCCACCGGTTCATCGTCTCTAAGGGCCCGCAGCACGACCAGTACGAGCTCGCGCCGAACATGTGGGGCCACGAGTTCCTGCCCCAGCCGGCGATCCTGCCGATGGTCGACCTCGTGATCACGCACGGCGGCAACAACACCACCACCGAGTGCTTTCACCACGGTGCGCCGATGATCGCGATGCCCGTGTTCTGGGATCAGTACGACAACGCCCAGCGGGTCGACGAGACCGGCTTCGGCGTGCGCCTGCCGACGTACACCTTCGAGCCGGAGCAGCTGACCGGGGCCATCGACCGCCTGCTCGCAGACCGGGCGCTGCACGACCGCATGGCGTCGATCGCGCGGCGCCTGCAGGCGGACCCCGGCACGGCCGCGGCCGCCGGACTGATTGAGCGTCTCGCTTCCTGA
- a CDS encoding SIS domain-containing protein: MADGGEGAVNADAFLADIVAEPDALRRVAEHHGGARLERLLDRPRVLFIGMGSSRFAAMTATADLRGRGVDAHAELASTGAPQPPSQGTACVLISASGSSKETVAALRRHRRRSTIIVLTNAPLGELAALADMSIDVLAGPEKGGVACRSFACTQAVLALMRGVSADRIRRAADAVQSVIEERRVWLDDLTALAEDARGVWVSAPAERIGTAEQSALMLREGPRIVADACETGDWLHVDVYLTKRPSYMLLLHAGSPYDDEVAGWRAEREFELVTIGGEVRGATGVIAFPGADDPVVAAIAGTVVSELLAAELWRRHPV, encoded by the coding sequence GTGGCTGATGGGGGAGAGGGCGCCGTGAACGCCGATGCGTTCCTCGCCGACATCGTCGCCGAGCCGGATGCGCTGCGGCGGGTGGCCGAGCACCACGGCGGCGCGCGGCTGGAGCGGCTGCTCGACCGCCCGCGGGTGCTCTTCATCGGCATGGGGAGCTCGCGCTTTGCCGCCATGACCGCGACCGCCGACCTGCGCGGCCGGGGCGTGGATGCGCACGCCGAGCTCGCGTCGACGGGAGCGCCGCAGCCGCCGTCGCAGGGCACTGCCTGTGTGCTGATCTCGGCGTCGGGATCGTCGAAGGAGACCGTCGCCGCGCTGCGGCGGCACCGGCGGCGCAGCACGATCATCGTGCTCACGAATGCGCCGCTGGGCGAGCTCGCCGCCCTGGCGGACATGTCCATCGACGTGCTCGCCGGTCCGGAGAAGGGCGGCGTCGCCTGCCGCAGCTTCGCCTGCACGCAGGCGGTGCTGGCGCTCATGCGAGGGGTCTCGGCAGACCGGATCCGCAGGGCGGCGGATGCGGTGCAGAGCGTGATCGAGGAGCGCCGCGTCTGGCTCGACGATCTGACCGCGCTCGCCGAGGACGCGCGCGGCGTCTGGGTCTCGGCGCCGGCCGAGCGGATCGGAACCGCCGAGCAGTCCGCGCTGATGCTGCGCGAGGGGCCCCGCATCGTGGCCGACGCATGCGAGACGGGCGACTGGCTGCACGTCGACGTCTACCTGACGAAGCGCCCGTCCTACATGCTGCTCCTGCACGCCGGCTCTCCCTACGACGACGAGGTCGCGGGCTGGCGCGCGGAGCGCGAGTTCGAGCTGGTAACGATCGGCGGCGAGGTGCGCGGCGCCACCGGCGTGATCGCCTTCCCCGGTGCGGACGACCCCGTCGTGGCCGCGATCGCCGGCACCGTCGTCTCCGAGCTGCTGGCCGCCGAGCTGTGGCGGCGGCATCCGGTCTGA
- a CDS encoding DNA-3-methyladenine glycosylase I, whose protein sequence is MTPGLADGPDGRPRCWWGVSTPDYLAYHDREWGRPVRDDQGIYERLTLEAFQSGLSWLTILRKREAFRAAFAGFDVRRVARFDGSDRARLMADAGIVRNGAKIDAAIANAAAAAAMADAGESLAQLVWSHGPERLRGAPGPGDIAGETPESRALARELKRRGFRFVGPTTVYSTMQACGVVNDHLDGCCVRGEVERERSAAAG, encoded by the coding sequence ATGACGCCCGGGCTGGCGGATGGGCCGGACGGGCGCCCTCGCTGCTGGTGGGGCGTCTCGACGCCCGACTACCTCGCCTACCACGACCGCGAGTGGGGCCGGCCGGTGCGCGACGACCAGGGCATCTACGAGCGGCTGACGCTGGAGGCGTTCCAGTCGGGCCTGTCCTGGCTGACGATCCTGCGCAAACGCGAGGCGTTCCGAGCGGCCTTCGCCGGATTCGACGTTCGACGGGTCGCCCGCTTCGATGGGTCGGACCGGGCCCGGCTGATGGCCGATGCGGGCATCGTGCGAAACGGCGCCAAGATCGACGCCGCCATCGCCAACGCTGCGGCGGCGGCCGCGATGGCGGACGCCGGGGAGTCGCTCGCGCAGCTTGTGTGGTCGCATGGTCCTGAGCGGCTGCGGGGCGCTCCCGGGCCGGGCGACATCGCCGGTGAGACGCCCGAGTCGCGGGCGCTCGCGCGCGAGTTGAAGCGCCGCGGGTTCCGCTTCGTGGGGCCGACCACCGTCTACTCCACGATGCAGGCGTGCGGCGTCGTCAACGACCACCTTGACGGCTGCTGCGTGCGCGGCGAGGTGGAGCGCGAGCGGTCGGCCGCCGCCGGGTAG
- the pgsA gene encoding CDP-diacylglycerol--glycerol-3-phosphate 3-phosphatidyltransferase, with the protein MSLPNWISLGRILLIPVFMVALLGNVRYGDVIAVAVFSVAAGSDSLDGYLARSRQEVTTIGKLLDPLADKLLISAALISLVGLERLSAWVAMVIIAREFAVTGLRLIAAAEHIVIAASPWGKIKTTVQVAAIIALIVDDPPHTVTTVLVACAVAVTIWSGMEYFISARDVLRSPA; encoded by the coding sequence GTGAGCCTGCCGAACTGGATCTCGCTCGGCCGCATCCTGCTGATCCCCGTGTTCATGGTTGCCCTGCTCGGCAACGTCCGGTACGGCGACGTGATCGCCGTGGCGGTGTTCAGCGTCGCGGCAGGGAGCGACTCGCTCGACGGCTATCTCGCCCGCTCGCGCCAGGAGGTGACGACGATCGGCAAGCTGCTCGACCCGCTCGCGGACAAGCTGCTGATCTCGGCCGCCCTGATCTCGCTCGTCGGGCTCGAGCGGCTGTCCGCGTGGGTCGCGATGGTGATCATCGCCCGCGAGTTCGCGGTGACCGGGCTGCGGCTGATAGCCGCGGCCGAGCACATCGTGATCGCCGCCTCCCCGTGGGGCAAGATCAAGACCACCGTGCAGGTGGCCGCGATCATCGCCCTGATCGTCGACGACCCGCCCCACACGGTGACGACCGTGCTCGTCGCCTGCGCCGTGGCCGTGACCATCTGGTCGGGCATGGAGTACTTCATCTCGGCGCGTGACGTCCTGCGGAGCCCGGCATGA
- the plsY gene encoding glycerol-3-phosphate 1-O-acyltransferase PlsY produces MTGAVAAIAIGYVLGSCPFGYWAGRLRGVDLRTQGSGNTGGTNAIRVLGPAIGVPALVLDIAKGAAAVAAASLLGGTGIEVLAAAAAIVGHTFSMFLGFRGGGKAVATGAGAMLALAPEVALPVVVLWIVVSLATRYISVASMASAVALVAGSLVSDQPWPVVAFSLFGAALVVWRHRSNIARLRAGTEHRLNLRGARS; encoded by the coding sequence ATGACGGGCGCCGTCGCCGCGATCGCGATCGGCTACGTGCTCGGCTCGTGCCCGTTCGGGTACTGGGCCGGTCGCCTGCGCGGCGTCGACCTGCGCACACAGGGCAGCGGCAACACCGGCGGCACGAATGCGATCCGGGTGCTCGGCCCGGCGATCGGCGTTCCCGCGCTGGTGCTCGACATCGCGAAGGGCGCGGCGGCCGTCGCTGCCGCCTCGCTGCTTGGCGGCACCGGGATCGAGGTGCTCGCCGCCGCCGCCGCGATCGTCGGCCATACGTTCTCGATGTTCCTCGGCTTCCGCGGGGGCGGCAAGGCCGTCGCCACGGGCGCCGGTGCCATGCTCGCGCTCGCCCCTGAGGTCGCACTCCCGGTGGTGGTGCTGTGGATCGTGGTCAGCCTGGCAACGCGCTACATCTCCGTGGCATCGATGGCGTCGGCGGTCGCATTGGTGGCCGGGTCGCTCGTCAGCGATCAGCCCTGGCCGGTCGTCGCCTTCTCGCTGTTCGGCGCGGCGCTCGTCGTCTGGCGCCACCGCTCCAACATCGCGCGCCTGCGTGCGGGCACCGAGCACCGGCTGAACCTGCGAGGTGCGCGGTCATGA
- a CDS encoding alcohol dehydrogenase catalytic domain-containing protein — MSGVRAAVFTGVDRPLEIEQLEIAGPGPGEVAVRIEASGLCHSDLHVMLGEWTEEPPMVLGHEGCGVVEAVGEGVHRLAPGDRVVLCWYAPCGDCARCRSGRPWICTDTPANASLMPDGTTRLRRPNGRPVRAYLNVGSLGNRAVVPESGAIRVDASLPADVGSLIGCGVATGVGAVLNTAAVQAGQSVVVIGCGGVGLSAVMGAALAGASPIVAVDLHDEKLDLARDVGATHGVRGGDGADAEIAAIIPGGPDHVFEAIGLRSTIEWAFSLLPMGGTATLVGMTPEGVRVGFEPLDFTAAGQTILGCTYGSCVPDRDFPRFAALAMEGRLPVERLIAERIGLDDVNRAFDQMRGGDGARRVLLH, encoded by the coding sequence ATGAGCGGCGTGCGAGCCGCGGTGTTCACCGGCGTCGACCGGCCGCTCGAGATCGAGCAGCTGGAGATCGCAGGCCCGGGCCCAGGCGAGGTGGCTGTGCGGATCGAGGCGTCGGGGCTGTGCCATTCCGATCTGCACGTGATGCTCGGCGAGTGGACGGAGGAGCCGCCGATGGTGCTCGGGCACGAGGGCTGCGGCGTGGTGGAGGCGGTCGGCGAAGGCGTTCACCGGCTCGCGCCGGGCGACCGCGTCGTCCTGTGCTGGTACGCGCCGTGCGGCGATTGCGCTCGCTGCCGGTCGGGGCGCCCGTGGATCTGCACGGACACGCCGGCGAACGCAAGCCTGATGCCCGACGGGACGACGCGCCTGCGCCGGCCCAACGGCCGCCCGGTGCGCGCCTATCTGAACGTGGGGTCGCTGGGTAACCGGGCGGTCGTGCCCGAGTCAGGGGCGATACGGGTGGATGCCTCGCTCCCTGCCGACGTCGGCTCGCTGATCGGCTGCGGGGTTGCGACCGGGGTGGGGGCGGTGCTCAACACCGCCGCGGTGCAGGCCGGCCAGAGCGTCGTGGTGATCGGCTGCGGCGGCGTCGGCCTGTCTGCCGTGATGGGCGCGGCGCTGGCGGGCGCATCGCCGATCGTGGCCGTCGACCTCCACGACGAGAAGCTCGATCTCGCGCGCGATGTCGGCGCCACCCACGGGGTTCGCGGCGGGGACGGCGCGGACGCCGAGATCGCGGCGATCATCCCCGGCGGCCCGGATCACGTGTTCGAGGCGATCGGCCTGCGGTCGACGATCGAGTGGGCGTTCTCGCTGCTGCCCATGGGCGGCACGGCGACGCTGGTGGGGATGACGCCCGAGGGCGTGCGGGTGGGCTTCGAGCCGCTGGACTTCACGGCGGCCGGACAGACGATCCTCGGCTGCACGTACGGATCATGCGTGCCGGATCGCGACTTCCCCCGGTTCGCGGCGCTCGCGATGGAGGGCCGACTACCGGTGGAGCGGCTGATCGCCGAGCGGATCGGGCTGGACGACGTGAACCGTGCGTTCGACCAGATGCGCGGGGGCGACGGCGCCCGCCGCGTGCTGCTTCACTGA
- the mptA gene encoding GTP cyclohydrolase MptA, with amino-acid sequence MSQTESEIFANDLQATQPDVHLALTRAGVTGVQKVIRIAHAGTELLYYADIDAFVDLDPAQKGVHMSRFPETVAEAIDEVVIGQSLHVEDLAERIAAQIVERQHAVRSEVTIRAKFPVTRRTPVTDLPTQEIYHLIGRSLANASRSRRMVGVEVRGLNACPCAQGLVRERAGVRLHEAGYDDSQVEEIFSLLPAATHNQRAEATLMLGTTREVDARDLIGIAERSMSAPIFELLKRPDELHVVEQAHLHPRFVEDSVRLMVAGALEHYGDLSDGCFVLARQVNFETIHNHDVLAERHGVVAELRADLNRTGAASRHTTAEEWLLDS; translated from the coding sequence ATGAGCCAAACCGAGAGCGAGATCTTCGCAAACGACCTCCAGGCCACGCAGCCGGACGTCCACCTCGCCCTCACGCGGGCCGGAGTGACCGGCGTGCAGAAGGTGATCCGCATCGCCCACGCCGGCACGGAGCTGCTCTACTACGCCGACATCGACGCCTTCGTCGACCTCGACCCCGCGCAGAAGGGCGTCCACATGTCGCGGTTCCCCGAAACCGTCGCCGAGGCGATCGACGAGGTCGTGATCGGCCAGTCGCTGCACGTCGAGGACCTCGCGGAGCGGATCGCGGCACAGATCGTCGAGCGCCAGCACGCCGTGCGCAGCGAGGTCACGATTCGCGCGAAGTTCCCGGTCACGCGGCGCACGCCCGTGACCGACCTGCCGACGCAGGAGATCTACCACCTGATCGGACGGTCGCTGGCAAACGCGTCGCGGTCACGACGGATGGTGGGCGTCGAGGTGCGCGGCCTGAACGCCTGCCCGTGCGCACAGGGGCTCGTTCGCGAGCGCGCCGGCGTGCGGCTGCACGAGGCCGGCTACGACGACTCGCAGGTCGAGGAGATCTTCTCGCTCCTGCCCGCGGCAACGCACAACCAGCGCGCCGAGGCGACGCTGATGCTGGGCACGACGCGGGAGGTGGATGCCCGCGACCTGATCGGCATCGCCGAGCGGTCGATGAGCGCCCCGATCTTCGAGCTGCTGAAGCGGCCGGACGAGCTGCACGTGGTCGAGCAGGCGCACCTGCACCCGCGCTTCGTCGAGGACTCCGTCAGGCTGATGGTGGCCGGGGCGCTCGAGCACTACGGCGACCTCTCCGACGGCTGCTTCGTCCTGGCGCGGCAGGTCAACTTCGAGACGATCCACAATCACGACGTGCTCGCCGAGCGCCACGGGGTGGTGGCGGAGCTCCGGGCCGACCTCAACCGCACCGGGGCGGCATCCCGGCACACGACGGCCGAGGAGTGGTTGCTCGACTCCTGA
- a CDS encoding DNA-formamidopyrimidine glycosylase family protein, with product MPELPELEAFVRAQRDRLTAEPIAAVPVAHFATVKTIDPPLSSLTGDRFAEVRRRAKRLLLETVSGPVLMIHLMSAGRLAVGPSHPKSAVLAIRFDDGTELAMSEPGSKRRAGAWLLTPEALEAELAHIGPEPLDPAFDTAALRRQLSDHPHRLHAFLRDQRAIAGIGRAYANEILHTARLSPYAMGPQLDDDELQRLHDAIVGELREATDRLMPLSASGLATKASHGYAVHNRLGDQCPRCGNEIRQVSFDEHTIYYCPTCQTAGRVLADRRLSRLLRD from the coding sequence ATGCCTGAACTGCCCGAACTGGAGGCGTTCGTCCGTGCGCAGCGCGACCGTCTCACCGCCGAGCCGATCGCGGCCGTGCCGGTCGCCCACTTCGCCACGGTGAAGACGATCGACCCGCCGCTCTCGTCGCTCACAGGCGACCGGTTCGCCGAGGTCCGGCGACGGGCCAAGCGGCTGCTGTTGGAGACCGTTTCCGGACCGGTGCTGATGATCCACCTGATGTCCGCCGGCCGGCTGGCGGTGGGCCCGTCGCATCCGAAGTCCGCCGTGCTCGCGATCCGCTTCGACGACGGCACCGAGCTGGCCATGAGCGAGCCCGGCAGCAAGCGCCGCGCGGGCGCGTGGCTTCTGACGCCGGAGGCGCTCGAGGCGGAGCTCGCCCACATCGGGCCGGAGCCGCTCGACCCGGCGTTCGACACCGCGGCGCTGCGGCGGCAGCTGAGCGACCACCCCCACCGGCTGCACGCATTCCTGCGCGACCAGCGCGCCATCGCCGGGATCGGCCGGGCGTATGCGAACGAGATCCTCCACACCGCGCGGCTCTCGCCGTACGCCATGGGCCCGCAGCTCGACGACGACGAGCTGCAGCGGCTGCACGATGCGATCGTGGGCGAGCTGCGCGAGGCCACGGACCGCCTCATGCCGCTCTCGGCATCCGGGCTCGCGACCAAGGCGTCGCACGGCTACGCCGTGCACAACCGGCTCGGAGACCAGTGCCCCAGATGCGGGAATGAAATCCGACAGGTCTCGTTTGACGAACACACCATCTACTACTGCCCAACGTGCCAGACCGCCGGCCGCGTGCTTGCCGACCGGCGTCTGTCGCGACTGCTGCGCGACTAA
- a CDS encoding asparaginase, with the protein MPVTVVRGGVPESRHDVHVAVCDGAGRLVAWHGDPQRLTTMRSAAKPLQAGPLVRSGAADAFGFDDETLAVCCASHAGLDVHVAAVERGLAAAGLTPDALRNSTGSPEQRLRHNCSGNHLAFLALSSYRGWEVDDYRAPGHPSQVAALAAVAEAAGVPEQEIPLCTDGCGVVCFALPLATIAGIYARLDRLVPRQAAAMRAHPEMVAGPGDMDTELPRAIDGAVSKGGAEGLGCVALPDGLGIAVRVEDGAWRAVEPAVMDVLAQLLGWDDPPKGLSGFLRPDFRNSPGDVVGFLEADVVLTRA; encoded by the coding sequence ATGCCAGTGACGGTGGTGCGGGGCGGGGTTCCGGAGAGCCGGCATGACGTGCATGTGGCCGTATGCGACGGAGCCGGGCGCCTGGTCGCCTGGCACGGCGACCCGCAGCGGCTGACCACGATGCGCTCGGCGGCCAAGCCGCTGCAGGCCGGTCCGCTGGTCCGCTCGGGCGCGGCGGACGCGTTCGGATTCGACGACGAGACGCTCGCGGTCTGCTGCGCCTCGCACGCCGGTCTCGATGTGCACGTCGCAGCCGTCGAGCGCGGGCTCGCGGCCGCCGGGCTGACGCCGGACGCGCTGCGAAACAGCACCGGGTCCCCGGAGCAGCGCCTCCGCCACAACTGCTCGGGCAACCACCTGGCGTTCCTCGCGCTCTCGTCGTACCGTGGCTGGGAGGTCGACGACTACCGCGCTCCCGGCCACCCGTCGCAGGTCGCTGCGCTTGCGGCGGTCGCCGAGGCGGCCGGAGTGCCCGAGCAGGAGATCCCCCTCTGCACGGACGGCTGCGGCGTCGTCTGCTTCGCACTTCCGCTGGCGACGATCGCGGGCATCTACGCGCGACTCGACCGGCTCGTCCCGCGTCAGGCCGCCGCCATGCGCGCTCATCCGGAGATGGTCGCTGGGCCGGGCGACATGGACACCGAGCTGCCGCGTGCAATCGACGGCGCCGTCAGCAAGGGAGGCGCCGAGGGCCTTGGCTGCGTCGCGCTCCCAGACGGCCTGGGCATCGCCGTCCGCGTCGAGGACGGCGCCTGGCGGGCGGTCGAGCCGGCGGTGATGGACGTGCTCGCGCAGCTGCTCGGCTGGGACGATCCGCCCAAAGGACTTTCCGGGTTCCTGCGGCCGGACTTTCGCAACTCGCCCGGCGACGTTGTCGGGTTCCTGGAGGCTGACGTGGTGCTGACGCGGGCGTGA
- a CDS encoding sigma-70 family RNA polymerase sigma factor produces the protein MLTVDISLPDIDELKALVQEGQEKGYLTFDEVAAALEEIELTKEQLEDFYTYLLDHNIELLDGESKQQAQQERLVHGEKPPELDLTVEPSLDSLRLYLREIGKVPLLTADQEVSLAKRIERGDMRAKQQMIEANLRLVVSIAKGYLGRGLSFLDLIQEGSLGLIRAVEKFDYRKGYKFSTYATWWIRQAVTRAIADKARTIRIPVHMVEKLNRVVHIERQLVQRLGREPRPDEIARELSMTADEVRDILRMAQLPVSLEKPIGEEEESELGDFVQDEQAVSPFDSATMTLRKEDIERALDSLPERERKVIELRFGLKGEHPCTLEEVGRAFGVTRERIRQIENNTLKKLESLPEAQALRNAE, from the coding sequence ATGCTGACCGTCGACATCTCCCTGCCCGACATCGACGAGCTGAAGGCGCTCGTCCAGGAGGGCCAGGAAAAGGGCTACCTCACGTTCGACGAGGTCGCCGCGGCGCTCGAGGAGATCGAGCTGACGAAGGAGCAGCTCGAGGACTTCTACACCTACCTGCTCGACCACAACATCGAGCTGCTCGACGGTGAGTCGAAGCAGCAGGCGCAGCAGGAGCGCCTCGTCCACGGGGAGAAGCCGCCGGAGCTCGATCTCACGGTCGAGCCGAGCCTCGACTCGCTGCGCCTGTACCTGCGCGAGATCGGCAAGGTGCCGCTGCTGACCGCCGACCAGGAGGTCAGCCTGGCGAAGCGGATCGAGCGCGGCGACATGCGCGCGAAGCAGCAGATGATCGAGGCGAACCTGCGCCTGGTGGTCTCGATCGCGAAGGGCTACCTGGGACGCGGGCTCAGCTTCCTCGACCTCATCCAGGAGGGGAGCCTTGGGCTGATCCGCGCCGTGGAGAAGTTCGACTACCGCAAGGGCTACAAGTTCTCGACCTACGCGACGTGGTGGATCCGCCAGGCGGTCACCCGCGCCATCGCCGACAAGGCGCGGACGATCCGCATCCCGGTGCACATGGTCGAGAAGCTGAACCGCGTCGTCCACATCGAGCGCCAGCTGGTGCAGCGCCTCGGCCGCGAGCCGCGGCCCGACGAGATCGCGCGCGAGCTGTCGATGACGGCCGACGAGGTGCGGGACATCCTGCGGATGGCGCAGCTGCCGGTCAGCCTGGAGAAGCCGATCGGCGAGGAGGAGGAGTCGGAGCTCGGCGATTTCGTGCAGGACGAGCAGGCCGTGTCGCCGTTCGACTCCGCCACGATGACGCTGCGCAAGGAGGACATCGAGCGCGCGCTGGACTCGCTGCCCGAGCGCGAGCGCAAGGTGATCGAGCTGCGGTTTGGCCTCAAGGGCGAGCATCCGTGCACGCTCGAGGAGGTCGGCCGGGCGTTCGGCGTCACCCGCGAGCGCATCCGCCAGATCGAGAACAACACGCTGAAGAAGCTCGAGAGCCTTCCCGAGGCGCAGGCACTGCGCAACGCCGAGTAG
- a CDS encoding c-type cytochrome, translating to MVALAVAVIVLVMAGVGLAAYYAGKNNRSAAPVSSAGGVSGPKPAPVPQKVALGAHAFVQFACAECHGPRGAGGVSPDVPALDSLAPNLSVAQLTSIIEHGAGVSGNATKPFMPIWHGVIARPQIAELVAYMEAGFPQVADAEPVPVPTDQGDATAGQALYQRYGCINCHGPNGLGGVPNPESPDTVIPPLTGADFTGEFNTGAKIAEVIRSGSVLGKAPIVSMPHWGTILTDSQIGELVAYIKTLS from the coding sequence GTGGTCGCACTCGCCGTGGCCGTAATCGTGCTGGTCATGGCCGGGGTGGGGCTGGCCGCGTACTACGCGGGCAAGAACAACCGCTCGGCTGCGCCCGTGTCGTCCGCCGGTGGCGTCAGCGGGCCCAAGCCGGCCCCCGTGCCGCAGAAGGTCGCGCTGGGCGCACACGCGTTCGTGCAGTTCGCATGCGCCGAGTGCCACGGCCCCCGCGGCGCCGGAGGCGTGTCGCCGGACGTGCCCGCGCTGGACTCACTGGCACCCAACCTGAGCGTCGCCCAGCTGACCTCGATCATCGAGCACGGCGCCGGCGTCTCCGGCAACGCCACGAAGCCGTTCATGCCGATCTGGCACGGCGTCATCGCGCGGCCGCAGATCGCTGAGCTGGTCGCCTACATGGAGGCAGGGTTCCCGCAGGTCGCGGACGCGGAGCCGGTGCCGGTGCCCACCGACCAGGGCGACGCGACCGCCGGGCAAGCGCTCTATCAGCGGTACGGATGCATCAACTGCCACGGGCCCAACGGGCTCGGCGGGGTGCCGAACCCCGAGTCCCCGGACACGGTGATCCCGCCGCTCACGGGCGCCGACTTCACCGGCGAGTTCAACACCGGCGCAAAGATCGCAGAGGTCATCCGGTCGGGCAGCGTCCTGGGAAAGGCCCCGATCGTCAGCATGCCTCACTGGGGCACGATCTTGACCGACAGCCAGATCGGCGAGCTGGTCGCGTACATCAAGACGCTCAGCTGA